A genomic segment from Pseudomonadota bacterium encodes:
- a CDS encoding cytochrome c biogenesis protein CcdA, whose product METSSSNVSLLIAFTAGIFSFVSPCVLPLIPSYLTYITGISFDELVDDNRSRAVRQRTILHSLFFILGFTLIFVSLGASATFVGSFFQTNQELIRRVGGVIVIFLGIHITGLVKLRLLEREKRFEFNDKPLGYLGSVLVGIAFAAGWTPCIGPILASILLYAGTSGNVAGGIFLLAAYSLGLGLPFLVSALAFNSFLAYFSRFNRYLRVVSLVSGIFLIVIGLLLVFDYLSIFSRYLNLWLPQTG is encoded by the coding sequence ATGGAAACTTCGAGTTCAAACGTATCTCTGCTGATTGCCTTTACGGCCGGTATTTTCTCTTTTGTTTCGCCTTGTGTTCTTCCCCTGATCCCTTCCTATCTGACTTATATCACCGGAATCTCTTTTGATGAGTTGGTCGATGATAACCGGAGTCGCGCGGTGCGCCAGCGGACAATCCTGCACTCTCTTTTTTTCATTCTCGGTTTTACTCTGATTTTTGTCTCCCTCGGGGCTTCGGCGACCTTTGTCGGGAGTTTCTTTCAGACCAATCAGGAGTTGATTCGCCGGGTTGGCGGAGTGATTGTTATTTTTCTCGGGATTCATATAACCGGGCTGGTCAAGTTGAGGTTGCTTGAGCGCGAAAAACGTTTTGAATTCAATGACAAGCCCTTGGGCTACTTGGGCTCGGTCCTGGTCGGTATCGCTTTTGCCGCAGGCTGGACGCCATGTATCGGGCCGATTCTGGCCAGTATTCTGTTGTATGCCGGGACTTCGGGAAATGTTGCCGGCGGGATTTTTCTGCTGGCGGCATATTCCTTGGGTTTAGGCCTGCCTTTTTTGGTTTCGGCGCTGGCTTTTAATAGTTTTCTTGCTTACTTTTCCCGTTTTAACCGTTACCTGCGGGTAGTCAGCCTGGTCAGCGGCATTTTTCTGATTGTCATTGGTCTGCTGCTCGTTTTCGACTATCTCTCCATCTTTTCCCGTTATCTTAACCTGTGGCTGCCTCAGACCGGTTAG
- the aroB gene encoding 3-dehydroquinate synthase, whose product MVAYKLTVALESRSYSIHIGSGLIKSGGDSLLLPRLRGHQGVVVTNETVAPLYLSQVQAWLADAGYKSSAIVLPDGEEYKNHAVLLRLYQNLYAAGLQRNGFICALGGGVVGDLAGFAAATYMRGLDLIQLPTTILAQVDSSIGGKNGFNLEVGKNLIGTTYQPRVVISEVDFIKSLPEREVLSGLGEVVKYGLLAGDDFISFLEMNRAEILARNPRSLAIMAHFCSRIKADYVVRDEFDLLGVRAALNLGHTVGHALEKMYDYRGMAHGEAVAVGLVCALSLSFAMRFLPETSLSRALRLVELYGLPMQIPEDADVDELIALMRRDKKAGETLSMILLHGLGDPYLEDKVDVGLLREQLLRCKKPVTYSA is encoded by the coding sequence ATGGTGGCTTACAAACTGACGGTTGCTCTTGAATCCAGGAGTTATTCGATTCATATCGGTTCCGGGTTGATCAAGTCCGGCGGCGACAGCCTTTTGTTGCCGCGGCTGCGTGGTCACCAGGGTGTGGTGGTTACCAATGAAACCGTTGCCCCGCTTTATCTTAGTCAGGTGCAGGCATGGCTTGCGGATGCGGGTTACAAAAGCAGCGCGATTGTCTTGCCGGACGGTGAGGAGTATAAGAACCACGCCGTGCTTCTGCGTTTGTATCAGAATCTTTATGCCGCCGGTCTGCAGCGGAATGGTTTTATCTGCGCTTTGGGTGGAGGGGTGGTTGGTGATCTGGCTGGTTTTGCCGCCGCGACCTATATGCGGGGCCTTGATTTAATTCAGTTGCCGACCACCATCCTGGCTCAGGTTGACAGTTCTATCGGAGGTAAAAACGGTTTTAATCTGGAGGTCGGCAAGAATCTGATCGGAACAACCTATCAACCTCGAGTGGTTATTTCGGAGGTTGATTTTATCAAGAGCCTGCCCGAGCGCGAAGTCTTGTCCGGTTTGGGCGAGGTGGTCAAGTACGGCCTGCTGGCCGGCGATGATTTTATTTCCTTTCTGGAGATGAACCGCGCTGAAATCCTGGCCCGCAATCCACGCAGTCTGGCGATCATGGCCCATTTTTGCAGTCGCATAAAAGCCGATTACGTGGTTCGTGATGAATTCGATCTGCTTGGCGTGCGCGCGGCGCTCAATCTCGGACATACCGTCGGTCATGCTCTCGAGAAGATGTATGACTACCGGGGGATGGCGCACGGTGAGGCGGTGGCCGTCGGTTTGGTTTGCGCCTTGTCGCTTTCTTTCGCCATGAGGTTCCTGCCTGAAACTTCACTTTCCCGAGCTCTGCGCTTGGTTGAACTCTACGGTCTGCCGATGCAGATTCCGGAAGATGCGGATGTTGATGAACTGATTGCCTTGATGCGTCGAGACAAAAAGGCGGGAGAGACGCTTTCGATGATACTTCTGCACGGCCTTGGAGATCCTTATCTGGAGGACAAGGTCGATGTCGGCCTGTTGCGGGAACAGTTGCTCAGATGTAAAAAACCTGTAACTTATTCAGCGTAG